A part of Mycolicibacterium sp. TUM20985 genomic DNA contains:
- a CDS encoding TadE family type IV pilus minor pilin, protein MGGLAAVGMQVRCVDSSREAARLAARGDQGAASDAVRRGGPAGAELVLRRDGGFVLARVSARSILLPGLTIGAESVAWVEPGR, encoded by the coding sequence ATGGGAGGACTCGCGGCGGTGGGGATGCAGGTGCGGTGCGTCGACTCCTCGCGGGAGGCCGCGCGGTTGGCGGCCCGCGGTGACCAGGGCGCCGCCTCGGACGCCGTGCGCAGGGGTGGGCCCGCAGGTGCGGAGTTGGTGCTGCGGCGCGACGGCGGGTTCGTCCTCGCGCGGGTCAGTGCGCGGTCGATCCTATTGCCGGGCCTCACCATCGGGGCCGAGTCGGTGGCGTGGGTGGAACCCGGCCGGTGA
- a CDS encoding DUF4244 domain-containing protein encodes MIVLAMDDSGMSTVEYAIGTIAAAAFGAILYTVVTGDSIVSALTNIITRALNTNV; translated from the coding sequence ATGATCGTGCTCGCGATGGACGATTCCGGTATGTCCACCGTCGAGTACGCCATCGGGACGATCGCCGCCGCGGCGTTCGGGGCGATCCTGTACACCGTGGTGACCGGCGATTCGATCGTGAGTGCACTGACGAACATCATCACGCGGGCACTGAACACCAACGTCTAG
- a CDS encoding Rv3654c family TadE-like protein: MVAAAMMAIVMALTVGGAMVGSAVIARHRAQAAADLAALSAAGHLAAGQQTACASAAALTTAMSATLASCTVEDLDVVVTAEVAVGLGRWGVHAARAAARAGPA; the protein is encoded by the coding sequence GTGGTGGCCGCCGCGATGATGGCGATCGTGATGGCGTTGACCGTCGGTGGAGCGATGGTGGGCTCGGCGGTGATCGCCCGGCATCGCGCGCAGGCGGCGGCGGATCTGGCCGCGCTGTCGGCGGCGGGCCACCTCGCGGCGGGGCAGCAGACGGCGTGCGCGTCGGCCGCGGCGCTCACCACCGCGATGTCGGCGACGCTGGCGTCTTGCACGGTCGAGGATCTCGACGTCGTGGTGACCGCCGAGGTTGCCGTCGGGCTCGGTCGTTGGGGTGTCCATGCGGCGAGGGCAGCCGCCCGCGCCGGGCCCGCCTGA
- a CDS encoding type II secretion system F family protein, with protein sequence MSLAAVLLALAVLLTGGRVRNSRRDPAAAGPSRSAAVRSNDPLAVASSLDVFAACLSSGMAVPGAARATAPFAPPSLAVVLQRAAELLALGADAATAWSTAGATGDDHVDALCSLARRSAASGTALAQAVSELADQSRLDAADSARAAAERASVLIAGPLGLCYLPAFVCLGIVPVVVGLAGDVLQSGVW encoded by the coding sequence ATGAGTCTGGCGGCGGTGCTGCTGGCGTTGGCGGTGCTGCTCACCGGCGGTCGGGTGCGGAACTCGAGGCGGGATCCCGCCGCCGCAGGGCCGTCACGGTCGGCGGCCGTTCGGTCGAACGATCCGCTTGCCGTGGCGTCGAGCCTCGACGTGTTCGCCGCGTGTCTGTCGTCCGGCATGGCCGTGCCCGGGGCGGCGCGGGCCACGGCACCGTTCGCCCCACCGTCGCTGGCCGTCGTCCTCCAGCGCGCGGCCGAACTGCTGGCGCTGGGCGCCGACGCGGCCACGGCCTGGTCGACCGCGGGCGCGACCGGTGACGATCACGTCGACGCGCTGTGCAGTCTCGCGCGCCGGTCGGCGGCCTCGGGAACCGCCTTGGCGCAGGCGGTCTCCGAGCTGGCCGATCAGTCTCGACTGGACGCCGCCGATTCCGCGCGGGCGGCCGCCGAGAGGGCATCGGTGCTCATCGCCGGTCCGCTCGGTCTCTGCTACCTGCCGGCGTTCGTATGCCTGGGGATCGTCCCGGTGGTGGTCGGACTGGCCGGCGACGTATTGCAGTCCGGAGTGTGGTGA